A genomic region of Alnus glutinosa chromosome 11, dhAlnGlut1.1, whole genome shotgun sequence contains the following coding sequences:
- the LOC133882896 gene encoding protein DMR6-LIKE OXYGENASE 2-like isoform X3 has translation MGEVDPAFIQDPEHRPRISFTEAEGIPLIDLSPIAKTLHPSSDKVFAVVREIGNACEEWGFFQVINHGVPLEKCQRIEDVSRKFFAQSLEEKRKVRRNDKEVLGYYDTEHTKNVRDWKEVFDFTIEEPTIIPVSHEPDDKEVTEWTNQWPDYPPELREACQEYAQEMVKLAYKLMELVALSLGLPGDKFHGFFKDQTSFIRLNHYPPCPSPHLALGVGRHKDGGALTILAQDDVGGLEVKRKMDGEWIRVNPTADAYIINVGDIIQVWSNDKYESVDHRAVVNSKRERFSIPFFFNPAHYTMVKPLEELTNDQKPAKYRAYSWGKFITNRKHSNFQKLNVESLQIYHFRIRE, from the exons ATGGGAGAGGTAGATCCAGCTTTCATCCAAGACCCTGAACACAGGCCCAGAATCTCCTTCACTGAAGCTGAAGGCATCCCATTGATCGATCTTTCTCCTATAGCTAAGACTCTACACCCCTCCTCCGACAAAGTTTTTGCCGTTGTTAGAGAGATAGGGAACGCATGCGAGGAGTGGGGTTTCTTCCAGGTGATCAACCACGGCGTGCCTTTGGAGAAGTGCCAGAGGATCGAGGATGTGTCGAGGAAGTTCTTTGCGCAGAgtttggaggagaagaggaaggtGAGAAGGAACGACAAGGAGGTGTTGGGTTACTATGACACTGAGCACACCAAGAATGTTAGGGACTGGAAGGAGGTGTTTGATTTTACTATTGAGGAACCCACCATAATCCCGGTTTCTCATGAGCCCGATGACAAGGAAGTGACTGAGTGGACTAATCAGTGGCCTGACTACCCGCCTGAGTTGAG GGAGGCATGCCAGGAATATGCTCAAGAGATGGTAAAACTAGCTTACAAGTTAATGGAACTTGTGGCCCTGAGCCTAGGCTTGCCAGGAGATAAGTTCCATGGCTTTTTCAAAGACCAAACAAGCTTTATCCGGCTCAATCACTATCCGCCTTGCCCTTCCCCTCACTTAGCACTTGGAGTTGGTCGACACAAGGATGGTGGTGCCTTAACCATCCTTGCTCAAGACGATGTTGGAGGATTGGAAGTCAAGCGCAAAATGGATGGAGAGTGGATTCGGGTCAACCCCACCGCAGATGCTTATATCATCAATGTTGGTGACATCATTCAG GTTTGGAGCAATGACAAGTATGAGAGCGTCGATCACAGGGCGGTGGTGAACTCAAAGAGGGAAAGGTTCTCCATTCCATTTTTCTTCAACCCGGCACACTACACCATGGTTAAGCCCTTGGAGGAGCTGACAAATGATCAAAAGCCTGCTAAATATAGGGCATACAGCTGGGGAAAGTTTATAACTAACCGAAAGCACAGTAATTTCCAGAAGCTCAATGTTGAAAGCCTCCAAATCTATCATTTCAGGATACGAGAGTAA